The following proteins are encoded in a genomic region of Leptospira fainei serovar Hurstbridge str. BUT 6:
- a CDS encoding LIC12806 family lipoprotein, with protein MRFSLIVLLSIFAFSCGVKPVPPPTGTFCDPLKKERECIMLDFRNGKTVFEEKEYSLKSSSILNYSFTAGDIVYEIEVLNENRVKIVGTDGSQKLFLRLKEKGERKREWARLWQVIKEGLGLK; from the coding sequence ATGAGATTTTCCCTTATCGTTTTACTTTCTATCTTCGCGTTTTCTTGCGGAGTAAAACCGGTTCCTCCTCCCACAGGGACATTTTGCGATCCGCTAAAGAAAGAAAGGGAATGCATAATGTTGGATTTCAGAAACGGAAAAACCGTTTTCGAAGAGAAGGAATATTCCCTCAAATCCTCCAGCATTCTCAACTATTCTTTTACGGCAGGAGACATCGTTTACGAAATCGAAGTTTTAAACGAGAATCGAGTGAAAATAGTCGGAACGGACGGATCTCAAAAATTATTCCTTCGTTTAAAAGAGAAGGGAGAACGCAAACGGGAGTGGGCCAGGCTCTGGCAAGTGATCAAGGAAGGGTTAGGTCTAAAATAA
- a CDS encoding energy transducer TonB family protein: MQLPAFFNLEIDKPTNIDEDDRRLLFASFLVFAFASFLVAHLFTRNVLWKILGEDPMVKVTDRDEREKIYEVLLEQDFVDSRVKDEYKALSNVDAAGSGGLTKKEGFHTDSPHREFIWGNLIKRPSQQANPKSSQTKTEEEKVYEVAILKNDPVQEQTKSQEQATQSSASGRMTKIPFNYRFEQDFLFRWDGGQSLSIPRKKLAGYDYFKRMLRQIEGSFAPPGGGNFGYRDGAGTVVREAIIPGEVRVQFMLNDAGQVIDTKLVSSQGQDMVDRACIDTLRGQNFGTVPEDVKSQGMIFGIRFIFPGFRR; encoded by the coding sequence ATGCAGCTCCCGGCCTTTTTTAATCTAGAAATCGACAAGCCGACCAATATAGACGAAGACGATCGCCGTCTTCTTTTCGCTTCTTTTTTGGTGTTTGCATTCGCTTCGTTTCTGGTCGCGCATCTCTTTACTAGAAACGTCCTTTGGAAAATTCTCGGGGAAGACCCCATGGTGAAAGTCACCGATCGAGACGAACGCGAAAAGATTTACGAAGTTCTTTTGGAGCAGGACTTTGTGGATAGTCGGGTAAAGGACGAATACAAGGCGTTGTCAAACGTGGATGCGGCAGGGTCGGGAGGATTAACGAAGAAAGAAGGGTTTCATACCGATTCTCCCCATCGTGAATTTATTTGGGGAAACCTGATCAAACGCCCCTCGCAACAAGCGAATCCTAAATCCTCGCAAACAAAAACCGAGGAAGAGAAAGTTTACGAAGTCGCCATCTTAAAAAATGACCCGGTACAAGAGCAGACGAAAAGTCAGGAGCAGGCAACCCAATCTTCCGCCAGCGGGAGAATGACGAAAATACCGTTCAATTATCGGTTTGAGCAGGACTTTCTTTTTCGCTGGGACGGCGGCCAATCTCTCTCGATTCCGCGTAAGAAACTTGCCGGATACGATTACTTCAAGCGAATGCTCCGCCAAATCGAAGGAAGTTTTGCACCGCCCGGTGGAGGAAATTTCGGTTATCGTGACGGAGCCGGTACTGTCGTTAGAGAGGCGATTATCCCCGGAGAAGTCAGGGTTCAATTCATGTTAAACGACGCCGGTCAGGTAATCGATACGAAACTAGTATCTTCCCAAGGCCAGGATATGGTTGATAGAGCCTGTATCGACACTTTAAGGGGTCAAAATTTCGGAACTGTTCCCGAAGATGTCAAATCGCAAGGAATGATTTTCGGAATTCGATTCATCTTTCCGGGATTTAGACGATAA
- a CDS encoding RsmD family RNA methyltransferase gives MKPAKKGKGLRIQTGDLKGRVIPSPVSPEGKSNFTPAIFKKSLFDILESLQLQGRLNLSDAAFLDLFAGSGQIGIEALSRGFAKAVFLELAWDRYDSLKGVLSRLDREHLVLRKDAFRFHKDFDLTQTHKVYFIDPPYSFWEKKEAKIKAMVEDIVAEESGVAVIAIQSPTALNWDGFEPRPFGRNVLNVRVLV, from the coding sequence ATGAAACCTGCAAAAAAAGGAAAGGGCCTCCGGATTCAGACCGGCGATTTGAAAGGGAGAGTGATTCCATCCCCCGTTTCTCCGGAGGGGAAAAGCAATTTTACACCAGCTATTTTCAAGAAATCACTCTTTGACATATTGGAATCTTTGCAACTCCAAGGGCGATTGAATCTGAGCGACGCTGCCTTCTTGGATCTTTTTGCGGGCTCCGGGCAAATCGGAATCGAAGCGTTAAGTCGCGGTTTTGCAAAAGCGGTTTTTTTGGAATTAGCGTGGGATCGATACGATAGTTTAAAGGGAGTTCTTAGTCGGCTCGATAGGGAACATCTCGTCTTGCGTAAGGACGCGTTTCGATTTCATAAGGATTTTGATCTGACTCAAACGCATAAGGTGTATTTTATCGATCCTCCGTATTCTTTCTGGGAAAAGAAGGAAGCGAAAATCAAGGCGATGGTTGAGGATATTGTGGCGGAAGAATCCGGCGTTGCCGTAATCGCCATTCAATCTCCGACAGCTTTAAACTGGGACGGTTTTGAACCTCGACCCTTCGGTAGGAACGTGCTGAATGTCCGCGTTCTGGTTTAA
- a CDS encoding trypsin-like peptidase domain-containing protein codes for MKKTYRFKNFLVIGVSVMAGTLLSPVLYCGSTGNSSLFLNAKADREATPAAKAAISIQQAFEEVYTNVSPSVVSVATERTVTQQGVDPFFDFYYGRRGRVRPQKEKQSGLGSGIVLSKDGYILTNEHVVGGWDKFTVSTKDGKKFPAQLIGSDQTIDVALLKIQTDANLTPIELGDSSAVKVGDWSIAIGAPWGLEQSMTVGIVSAVGRGGIDNSGVHYIQTDAAINQGNSGGPLLDINGRVVGINRMIVSPSGGSIGLGFAIPINEAKAIVEELKSGGKVKRPRLGVGLDDVTEEIAKELKLPSVSGAFVRQVVNGSAAADAGIEIEDVILEIDGAKVKNASEIVAKIRGSKIGQRLTITVFRKGQTLKISVKLKE; via the coding sequence ATGAAAAAAACCTACAGATTCAAAAATTTCCTGGTTATCGGAGTATCAGTGATGGCGGGCACACTTTTGTCGCCAGTCTTGTATTGCGGTTCTACCGGTAATAGTTCTTTGTTTCTCAACGCGAAGGCGGATAGAGAAGCGACACCTGCGGCAAAAGCCGCAATTTCCATTCAACAAGCCTTTGAAGAAGTTTACACGAACGTTTCTCCTAGTGTCGTTTCCGTCGCAACGGAGAGAACGGTCACTCAACAAGGCGTCGATCCGTTCTTCGATTTTTATTACGGTCGTAGAGGCAGAGTTCGCCCGCAGAAAGAAAAACAGAGCGGGTTAGGTTCGGGAATCGTTCTGAGCAAAGACGGTTATATTCTCACCAACGAACACGTAGTAGGCGGCTGGGATAAATTTACGGTAAGCACGAAGGATGGAAAGAAATTTCCCGCCCAGTTAATCGGTTCCGATCAGACGATCGATGTCGCATTATTGAAAATCCAAACGGATGCAAATTTGACTCCGATTGAATTAGGCGATTCCTCCGCAGTTAAAGTGGGAGATTGGTCGATTGCAATCGGCGCACCATGGGGTTTGGAACAATCCATGACTGTCGGAATCGTCTCCGCGGTTGGTCGCGGCGGAATAGACAATTCGGGAGTGCATTATATCCAAACTGACGCCGCCATCAATCAAGGAAACTCCGGCGGCCCATTATTGGACATCAACGGCCGTGTAGTCGGAATCAATCGTATGATAGTTTCACCGAGCGGAGGTTCGATCGGACTCGGGTTTGCAATTCCGATTAATGAAGCTAAGGCAATCGTAGAAGAATTAAAATCAGGCGGAAAGGTAAAACGTCCCCGCCTCGGAGTCGGACTGGATGATGTAACGGAAGAGATCGCAAAAGAATTAAAATTGCCGTCCGTATCCGGAGCATTCGTGCGACAAGTGGTGAACGGTAGCGCAGCTGCGGATGCGGGAATTGAAATCGAGGATGTGATTTTGGAGATAGACGGAGCCAAGGTTAAAAACGCTTCGGAGATCGTCGCTAAAATACGCGGATCTAAAATCGGACAACGATTAACGATCACCGTTTTCCGAAAAGGACAGACTCTTAAGATTTCGGTTAAACTTAAGGAATAA
- the ruvB gene encoding Holliday junction branch migration DNA helicase RuvB, protein MARHTLNPDEKFEEEVTLRPSFFSEFIGQKEILSNLSVFVGAAKKRGQALDHVLLSGPPGLGKTTLAGIIAQELGARLIVTSAPVLTRGADLAKLLTDLEERDILFIDEVHSLGRKVEEILYPAMENYMIDLLVGEGITAQTIQIKLKPFTLIGATTRSGLISDPLKSRFGIHSRLEYYDDEEMKQIVLRSAKILGYEIENEAAMEIGRRSRKTPRIANHLLKRVRDFSEVQDERKIRIPACEEAFRRLGIDEHGLDRMDRQILECMIDRYKGGPVGLKPIAAVVGEEERTLEDHYESYMVRVGLINRTPSGRVATEKAYRILEKSYPPKGIRTDEDAAPGLF, encoded by the coding sequence TTGGCCCGTCATACTTTGAATCCGGATGAAAAATTCGAGGAGGAGGTAACTCTACGCCCTTCCTTTTTTTCGGAGTTTATAGGCCAAAAAGAAATTCTTTCCAACCTTTCCGTTTTCGTCGGGGCGGCTAAGAAACGAGGGCAAGCGTTGGACCACGTCTTGCTCTCCGGACCTCCGGGTTTAGGAAAAACGACTTTGGCGGGAATCATCGCTCAGGAATTGGGGGCTCGACTTATAGTTACCTCGGCTCCGGTTCTGACTCGCGGCGCGGACTTGGCAAAGCTTCTTACCGATTTGGAAGAGCGGGATATTTTGTTCATCGACGAAGTGCATTCGCTCGGGCGTAAAGTGGAAGAAATTCTATACCCCGCGATGGAAAATTATATGATCGATCTTCTCGTCGGAGAAGGGATCACGGCACAAACCATTCAAATTAAGTTAAAACCGTTTACGCTGATCGGTGCCACGACTCGCAGCGGCCTCATTTCCGATCCTCTAAAAAGCAGGTTCGGAATTCATAGTCGTTTGGAATACTACGACGACGAAGAAATGAAACAGATCGTCCTCCGGTCCGCGAAAATCTTAGGATACGAAATCGAGAATGAGGCGGCAATGGAAATAGGCCGCCGATCTAGGAAGACGCCTAGGATTGCGAATCATCTTTTAAAGAGAGTCCGAGATTTTTCCGAAGTCCAGGACGAACGTAAAATTCGAATTCCGGCCTGCGAAGAAGCTTTTCGCAGACTGGGAATCGACGAACACGGATTGGACAGAATGGATCGCCAAATATTGGAATGTATGATAGACCGGTATAAAGGCGGACCCGTAGGGCTGAAGCCGATCGCCGCGGTTGTCGGCGAAGAAGAGCGCACCCTGGAAGACCATTACGAATCCTATATGGTCAGAGTGGGCTTGATTAATCGAACACCTTCTGGTAGAGTTGCCACGGAAAAAGCGTACAGAATATTGGAAAAATCTTATCCCCCAAAGGGAATTAGAACGGACGAAGATGCAGCTCCCGGCCTTTTTTAA
- a CDS encoding YncE family protein, translating to MKRLLSYSAILLFWLLSVNCEDIHRPPLYTLFLTPNVSGNIGVVTTDFSSSGRFKVLNPELKISYPGLTPIHSDAIGRYYGSKVYIINRLNRDSIQILDPNLAFQTIAEWSMGAGTNPADIEFAGPNKAYVSLYNSRFLRIIDPSNGTSLGALDLGGYSEPTSTSGHPDGLPEMSGMKIIGNSLFVCLQRLDRNDASGYWPPSGLSLLLEIDINSDRVVAVYNFPTPNPLGKPQLLNLFGEPHLVIPTPNYIGYISRIDGGIVAFRLSTRTFLPNYLYAETTSGGDLMVVQIANDHLGYASVLDAGFNKTLQVFDPSTGAKLSTLLFIPSSFDASLSSILLSSGGILYVANTQFTQPGVSMFDTKNGNSILTPLPISVDLQPFDLFELIDN from the coding sequence ATGAAACGGCTTTTATCTTATTCTGCGATTCTTCTCTTTTGGCTCTTGTCCGTCAATTGCGAGGATATTCATCGTCCTCCTCTCTATACTTTGTTTCTTACGCCGAATGTCTCCGGAAATATCGGAGTCGTAACCACCGATTTTAGCAGTTCCGGACGATTTAAAGTCTTAAATCCGGAATTGAAAATTTCCTATCCCGGCTTGACTCCGATTCACTCCGACGCAATCGGAAGATATTACGGTTCTAAAGTATATATTATAAATAGATTAAATAGAGACAGTATCCAGATTCTGGACCCGAATTTAGCGTTTCAAACGATTGCGGAATGGTCTATGGGAGCCGGTACGAATCCCGCAGATATCGAATTTGCAGGACCGAATAAGGCATACGTGTCTCTTTACAACTCGCGATTCCTTAGAATTATCGATCCGAGCAACGGTACATCTTTAGGGGCTTTGGATCTGGGCGGGTATTCGGAACCTACCTCGACTTCGGGTCATCCCGACGGGTTGCCGGAAATGTCAGGGATGAAAATCATCGGGAACAGTCTTTTTGTTTGTTTGCAACGTCTGGATCGCAACGATGCAAGCGGCTACTGGCCCCCGAGCGGCCTCTCTCTTTTGCTTGAAATCGATATCAACTCCGATCGCGTAGTCGCAGTATATAATTTTCCGACTCCGAATCCATTAGGAAAACCTCAATTACTGAATCTTTTCGGCGAACCGCATTTGGTGATTCCGACTCCGAATTATATAGGGTATATCAGTCGAATCGACGGAGGTATTGTCGCTTTCCGGCTTTCTACGAGGACCTTCTTGCCGAATTACTTATATGCGGAAACGACTTCGGGCGGAGATTTGATGGTCGTACAAATCGCCAACGATCATCTCGGATATGCGAGCGTTCTGGATGCCGGTTTTAATAAGACTTTGCAGGTTTTTGATCCGAGTACAGGCGCGAAACTTTCCACTTTGCTTTTCATTCCTTCTTCCTTCGATGCTAGTCTTTCTTCCATATTACTTTCTTCCGGCGGAATCCTGTACGTAGCCAATACGCAATTTACGCAACCGGGCGTTTCTATGTTCGACACGAAGAATGGAAATTCGATACTTACCCCGCTCCCGATTTCGGTCGACTTGCAACCGTTCGATCTTTTTGAATTGATCGATAATTAG
- the tmk gene encoding dTMP kinase, which produces MVSHPGFFVFEGLDGSGKSTLSRYVFDRLSQQSVPAICFAEPTKYETGQFLRKFLRGEIELSGEDQIQAFLKDREMSLEKNILPALAEGKIVLLDRYIYSTAAYQSGLELSAQEILRRNLEQGFPEPDLLFYLDLDPELALLRMEGRENAKERFESLEVLRKIRDSYESILPSSTIRLDAKKTTAELANIVLEKILSVSGDCR; this is translated from the coding sequence ATGGTATCACATCCGGGATTTTTTGTTTTTGAAGGTTTAGACGGCAGCGGGAAAAGCACCCTAAGCCGCTACGTATTTGACCGACTTTCTCAGCAGAGTGTTCCCGCAATTTGCTTTGCCGAACCCACCAAATATGAAACCGGACAATTTTTAAGAAAATTTCTACGGGGAGAAATCGAACTTTCCGGCGAGGATCAAATTCAAGCGTTCCTAAAAGACCGGGAAATGTCTTTGGAAAAAAACATTCTCCCGGCGTTGGCCGAAGGAAAGATCGTGCTTTTGGATCGGTATATATATTCCACTGCCGCGTATCAATCGGGGCTTGAGCTTTCCGCGCAGGAAATCTTAAGACGGAATTTGGAACAAGGCTTTCCCGAACCTGATCTTCTATTTTACTTAGATCTGGATCCGGAACTTGCATTGTTGAGAATGGAAGGAAGGGAGAACGCGAAAGAAAGATTCGAATCTTTGGAAGTTCTTCGCAAAATTCGCGACTCCTACGAGAGTATCCTTCCCTCGTCAACGATTCGACTCGATGCAAAAAAGACAACGGCTGAACTTGCGAATATCGTGCTGGAGAAAATTCTTTCAGTTAGCGGAGATTGCCGCTAA
- a CDS encoding LIC10421/LIC12816 family protein yields MKLNRFASLCGIVFFLFLSPFSLASFSAEEEARLTEKALVESLSTPEQKDLVRRYLQNLAKKKRNEAAHLRELASAEPKLSPLSGRKKKLLDMAEQLDREASIHEETLRNLAAISAN; encoded by the coding sequence ATGAAATTGAATCGCTTTGCAAGTCTTTGCGGAATTGTTTTTTTCTTATTTTTATCCCCCTTTTCCTTGGCGTCATTTTCCGCCGAAGAGGAAGCCAGGCTAACCGAAAAGGCTCTGGTCGAAAGTTTGTCCACTCCCGAACAAAAAGATCTCGTTCGAAGATATCTGCAAAATTTGGCTAAAAAGAAACGAAACGAGGCGGCTCACTTACGGGAACTCGCGTCCGCCGAACCGAAATTATCTCCTCTCTCCGGTCGCAAAAAAAAACTATTAGATATGGCCGAGCAACTTGATAGAGAGGCTTCCATTCACGAAGAAACCTTGCGTAATTTAGCGGCAATCTCCGCTAACTGA
- a CDS encoding ankyrin repeat domain-containing protein, producing the protein MSDIFHLIASGQKAQVIYALRENPSLGSLANPEGITPLLFALYYGKEDIIQAYLTLEIPLNLFEAAALGNQARVQELLEKDPTAVHSYSPDGWTPLHLAAHFGRSSLVTFLLDHGAELQAKSKSKFSFGNTPLHSAVASGKDETVKLLIERGADPNYGQEEGGYTPLHIAASRQGNGHIVALLLKHGANPELKTKDGQTAREIAMQRGNWKEAEILE; encoded by the coding sequence ATGTCCGATATATTTCACCTGATCGCCTCCGGCCAAAAAGCCCAGGTGATCTATGCCTTGCGCGAAAACCCATCTTTAGGCTCTCTGGCAAATCCGGAGGGTATTACTCCTTTGCTCTTTGCCCTCTATTACGGGAAGGAGGACATCATTCAGGCCTATCTGACCCTGGAAATTCCCTTAAATTTATTCGAAGCGGCCGCTCTCGGCAATCAGGCGAGGGTTCAAGAATTGTTGGAAAAAGATCCAACGGCAGTGCATTCCTATAGTCCGGACGGTTGGACTCCTCTTCACTTAGCAGCTCATTTTGGTCGAAGCTCTTTAGTAACATTCTTGCTGGATCACGGAGCCGAGTTACAGGCAAAATCCAAGAGCAAATTTTCTTTCGGTAACACTCCGCTTCATTCGGCGGTAGCCTCCGGAAAGGACGAAACGGTAAAACTTTTAATCGAACGGGGTGCGGATCCTAATTACGGTCAGGAAGAAGGCGGCTATACTCCGTTGCATATCGCTGCATCGCGCCAGGGAAACGGACATATCGTGGCTCTTCTTCTAAAACACGGAGCAAATCCTGAGCTAAAAACGAAAGATGGGCAAACAGCTCGCGAAATCGCAATGCAACGCGGGAATTGGAAAGAAGCGGAAATTCTAGAATAG